A genomic segment from Roseibium algicola encodes:
- a CDS encoding fumarylacetoacetate hydrolase family protein has translation MKLLRFGAPGQEKPGVLDADNRVRDLSSVVADIAGDALLPESIQRLQGLDVASLPLVEGAPQQDLRVGPCVGNIGKFICIGLNYADHAAESGMDVPPEPVVFNKWTSAIVGPDDDVKIPRGSQKTDWEVELGVVIGKGGAYIEEADAMSHVAGFCVINDVSEREFQIERSGTWDKGKGCDTFGPIGPWLVTPDEVGDFDDLGMWLEVDGKRYQNGSTKTMVYRVPFLISYLSRFMSLQPGDVISTGTPPGVGMGQKPPVYLKGGEVMTLGIDKLGSQTQKVTKA, from the coding sequence ATGAAATTGCTGAGATTTGGCGCTCCGGGACAGGAAAAACCCGGTGTTCTCGATGCCGACAACCGCGTTCGTGATCTTTCTTCCGTTGTCGCGGATATCGCCGGCGATGCTCTCCTGCCTGAAAGCATTCAACGCCTGCAGGGGCTCGACGTCGCTTCGCTGCCACTGGTGGAGGGCGCTCCACAGCAGGATCTGCGCGTCGGGCCTTGCGTCGGCAATATCGGCAAGTTCATCTGTATCGGCCTCAACTATGCCGACCACGCTGCCGAATCCGGCATGGATGTGCCGCCGGAACCGGTGGTCTTCAACAAGTGGACCTCGGCCATTGTCGGTCCGGACGACGACGTCAAGATCCCGCGCGGCTCGCAGAAAACCGACTGGGAAGTTGAACTCGGCGTCGTTATCGGCAAGGGCGGTGCCTATATCGAGGAAGCCGATGCGATGAGCCATGTCGCCGGTTTCTGCGTGATCAACGATGTCTCCGAACGCGAATTCCAGATCGAACGGTCCGGCACCTGGGACAAGGGCAAGGGTTGCGATACCTTCGGCCCGATCGGCCCCTGGCTGGTAACGCCGGATGAAGTCGGCGACTTTGATGATCTCGGCATGTGGCTGGAAGTGGACGGCAAGCGCTACCAGAACGGCTCCACCAAGACGATGGTCTACCGGGTACCGTTCCTGATCTCCTATCTCAGCCGCTTCATGAGCCTGCAGCCTGGCGACGTCATCTCCACCGGCACGCCTCCGGGTGTTGGCATGGGGCAGAAGCCGCCGGTCTACCTGAAGGGCGGTGAAGTCATGACGCTTGGCATCGACAAGCTGGGCAGCCAGACCCAGAAGGTGACCAAGGCCTGA
- a CDS encoding PLP-dependent aminotransferase family protein, whose translation MLATYFDTPFDPGRRLQHQIQERLIEAILDGVWPLHEPLPATRVFSSEIKVSRNTVAIVYERLVEDGYLKSVSRRGYFINERHIREQLNIRVDDHAKDILPTAEHPFNPQAFLTYSYAAQENISKPADWQSYPYPFIYGQLAPDKTSVARWRDCVRLAGTAQHAPTWIGDLVDQDDPMLVNQIIRRMLPQRGFRAEPDEILVTVGAQNALFLVAQLFCRPGVRTDMEEPGYVDTRNIFQSFGAELKYHPVDSNGMRVGDELKGARLVYVTPGHQSPTNVTMSMERRLRLLAHAETHDFIVLEDDYEHELNFIGAQKPSLRSFDRTGRVIHVASLSKALFPGLRLGFIAADRRIIRELRALRRLMYRHPSALDQRAMAIFLSEGHYDSHIRRQRKVLSQKWKKIFRLIETHLPTCQATVTTGGSGVWIRLPESIRAAELQSRAARQGLLIEAGDDRYFSPNSPRNRIRLGFGAIAEEKMEPGIKLLGQLLADSR comes from the coding sequence ATGCTTGCGACCTATTTCGACACGCCCTTCGATCCGGGCAGACGATTGCAGCACCAGATTCAGGAACGGCTTATCGAGGCCATTCTGGACGGCGTGTGGCCCCTGCACGAACCGCTGCCGGCAACCCGTGTCTTTTCCAGCGAGATAAAGGTTTCCAGAAACACGGTCGCCATCGTCTATGAGAGACTGGTTGAGGACGGTTATCTGAAGTCGGTCAGCCGGCGCGGGTATTTCATCAACGAACGGCACATCCGCGAACAGCTCAACATCCGGGTGGATGATCACGCCAAGGACATCCTGCCCACTGCGGAGCACCCGTTCAATCCGCAAGCCTTTCTGACCTACAGCTACGCGGCCCAGGAAAACATTTCAAAACCGGCCGACTGGCAGTCCTATCCCTACCCTTTCATCTATGGCCAACTTGCTCCGGACAAGACATCCGTCGCGCGCTGGCGCGATTGTGTCCGGTTGGCAGGCACTGCCCAGCACGCCCCGACCTGGATCGGCGATCTGGTCGATCAGGACGACCCGATGCTGGTCAACCAGATCATCCGCCGGATGCTGCCGCAAAGGGGCTTCCGGGCAGAGCCGGACGAGATTCTGGTAACCGTCGGCGCCCAGAATGCCCTCTTCCTGGTGGCACAGCTCTTTTGCCGGCCCGGGGTCAGGACGGACATGGAAGAGCCCGGCTATGTGGACACCCGCAACATCTTCCAATCCTTTGGGGCAGAGCTGAAGTATCACCCGGTCGATTCAAACGGCATGCGGGTTGGAGACGAGCTGAAGGGTGCACGACTTGTTTACGTGACACCTGGCCATCAGTCCCCAACCAACGTCACCATGTCGATGGAGCGGCGTCTGCGGCTGCTGGCCCATGCTGAAACACATGATTTCATCGTCCTGGAAGACGACTATGAGCATGAGCTGAATTTCATCGGCGCACAGAAACCGTCCTTGCGCAGTTTCGACCGCACCGGACGTGTCATCCACGTTGCCAGTCTTTCCAAGGCCCTGTTTCCGGGATTGCGGCTCGGTTTCATCGCTGCGGACAGGCGCATTATCAGAGAGCTTCGGGCACTCAGACGCTTGATGTATCGGCACCCCTCAGCGCTCGACCAGCGGGCGATGGCGATCTTTCTGTCCGAGGGCCATTACGATTCCCATATCAGACGTCAGCGAAAGGTGCTGTCGCAGAAATGGAAGAAGATCTTCAGGCTCATCGAAACGCATTTGCCGACCTGCCAGGCAACGGTCACGACGGGTGGGTCAGGCGTGTGGATCAGGCTACCGGAGAGTATCCGCGCTGCGGAACTGCAATCGAGAGCCGCGCGGCAAGGTCTGCTGATCGAGGCAGGAGACGACCGGTATTTCTCCCCGAATAGTCCTCGAAACCGGATCCGCCTGGGCTTCGGTGCAATTGCTGAAGAAAAGATGGAGCCGGGAATCAAGCTGCTCGGACAACTTCTAGCGGACAGCAGGTAG
- a CDS encoding aminotransferase class III-fold pyridoxal phosphate-dependent enzyme: protein MLRSEGPCAMTQMPINMDHHWLPFTNNRLFHKEPQMFARAEGVRYWTPEGREILDGSSGLFTCAAGHGRKEIAEAVYKQLQVLDYSPHFQRAAPISFELAEALSGILPEGLDRIFFGSSGSEAVDSAIKICLAYHKAKGEPQRTRFVSRAWAYHGVNLGGTSLAGMVNNRRDFSGVTCDVVHMRHTWNEDQRFTRGQPQDGAWIAEDLEEICKTYGGETIAAVFVEPIAGSIGTIVPPVGYLQKLREIADKYGILLVFDEVITGFGRTGSAFAAQEFGVTPDVMTMAKAITNGAIPMSAVAVKTEIQKAVIDSITADRPELMHGYTYSAHPVACAAALATLGIYKTEGLFERAASLSSTFLDGVFSLRNLPHVHDLRGHGMMSGIQLTPGETPGAKGSLVQRKLFDEGLHVKATGDALIFAPALTTSEEDLSMMIDVLQKVLGKAEL from the coding sequence ATGCTCCGATCTGAAGGACCCTGCGCCATGACCCAGATGCCGATCAACATGGATCACCACTGGCTTCCGTTCACCAACAACCGTCTCTTCCACAAGGAACCGCAGATGTTCGCGCGGGCGGAGGGCGTGCGGTATTGGACGCCCGAGGGGCGGGAAATCCTGGACGGATCTTCAGGCCTGTTCACCTGTGCAGCGGGGCATGGCCGCAAGGAGATTGCCGAAGCCGTCTACAAGCAGCTTCAGGTTCTGGATTATTCCCCGCACTTCCAGCGCGCGGCGCCGATTTCCTTCGAACTTGCCGAAGCGCTCAGCGGAATTCTGCCGGAAGGTCTCGACCGCATCTTTTTCGGGTCTTCCGGGTCTGAAGCCGTCGATTCCGCCATCAAGATCTGCCTTGCCTATCACAAGGCCAAAGGCGAGCCTCAGCGCACCCGTTTTGTTTCGCGGGCCTGGGCCTATCACGGGGTCAACCTTGGCGGCACGTCGCTGGCGGGCATGGTCAACAACCGGCGGGACTTTTCCGGCGTTACCTGTGACGTCGTCCATATGCGCCACACCTGGAACGAGGATCAGCGCTTCACGAGGGGGCAACCGCAAGACGGAGCGTGGATTGCCGAAGATCTGGAAGAGATCTGCAAGACCTACGGTGGCGAGACCATCGCCGCGGTCTTCGTCGAGCCGATTGCGGGTTCTATCGGCACTATCGTGCCGCCCGTCGGGTACTTGCAGAAGCTGCGCGAGATCGCCGATAAATACGGCATTCTGCTCGTGTTTGACGAAGTCATCACAGGTTTTGGCCGGACGGGCTCAGCCTTCGCGGCACAGGAATTCGGTGTCACACCGGATGTCATGACGATGGCGAAGGCGATTACCAACGGCGCGATCCCCATGAGCGCTGTCGCGGTAAAGACGGAAATCCAGAAGGCCGTCATTGATTCCATCACCGCAGATCGGCCGGAACTCATGCACGGTTACACCTATTCCGCCCACCCGGTTGCCTGCGCCGCAGCTTTGGCAACACTTGGCATCTACAAGACCGAAGGTCTTTTCGAGCGGGCGGCAAGCCTCTCCTCCACTTTCCTCGATGGTGTTTTCAGCCTTCGCAATCTGCCACATGTCCACGATTTGCGTGGTCACGGCATGATGTCCGGTATTCAGCTGACACCGGGCGAAACGCCCGGAGCAAAGGGATCTCTGGTGCAGCGGAAGCTGTTCGACGAAGGCCTGCATGTCAAAGCAACCGGCGATGCGCTGATCTTCGCCCCGGCACTCACTACATCGGAAGAAGATCTCTCGATGATGATCGATGTCCTCCAGAAGGTCTTGGGCAAGGCAGAGCTGTAA
- a CDS encoding ABC transporter substrate-binding protein: MISFKKGASATRRDFLKTAAAAGAGLSMPAIVSSSVLASSGEINIMMWSDYLPESFVNGFTDKTGIKINFTGIGSNEEIINKLKATNGEGFDIVSPTVNRNLLWAELGLLQPFDMSKVALDKVNPSMALGETHWNFDGKGVFWLPHIWGTEGIAWRTDAFVPGGEFPSYYDVWDEANAGKTMGRGHSMLLGLGLGLEGRGELEPGSMWAAYESPEKMDEVWTKVVEAAIAKKPNIKLIWNDADTQKNGLLNEGVIVGQTWDGPPLALKTAGEPVMYRAPKEGAMAWVDGLAMPTGAKNIDQIYAFIETAYDAKLAGEAIKTHGYNSPVIGAAEFGGEIYAKNFADAYPGEALDNLNAWPAEAPWYSEKRTEYTNKFLSA, encoded by the coding sequence ATGATCAGTTTTAAAAAGGGAGCATCCGCAACGCGGCGCGATTTCCTGAAAACCGCAGCCGCGGCAGGCGCAGGGCTGTCCATGCCGGCAATCGTCAGCTCCAGCGTGCTGGCCTCGTCCGGTGAAATCAACATCATGATGTGGTCGGACTATCTGCCGGAAAGCTTCGTCAACGGCTTCACGGACAAGACCGGCATCAAGATCAACTTCACCGGCATCGGTTCCAATGAAGAGATCATCAACAAGCTGAAGGCCACCAACGGCGAAGGCTTCGACATCGTTTCACCGACCGTGAACCGCAACCTTCTGTGGGCAGAACTTGGCCTGTTGCAGCCGTTCGACATGTCGAAGGTCGCGCTCGACAAGGTCAACCCCTCCATGGCGCTTGGCGAAACCCACTGGAACTTCGACGGCAAGGGCGTCTTCTGGCTGCCGCATATCTGGGGCACTGAAGGCATTGCCTGGCGGACGGACGCCTTTGTTCCCGGAGGCGAATTCCCGAGCTATTACGATGTCTGGGATGAAGCCAACGCCGGCAAGACAATGGGGCGTGGACATTCCATGCTGCTTGGCCTCGGTCTCGGCCTTGAAGGTCGCGGCGAACTGGAGCCGGGTTCCATGTGGGCTGCTTACGAGAGCCCGGAAAAGATGGACGAGGTCTGGACCAAGGTCGTTGAGGCCGCCATCGCCAAGAAGCCGAACATCAAGCTGATCTGGAACGATGCGGATACCCAGAAGAACGGTCTCCTAAACGAAGGCGTGATCGTCGGCCAGACCTGGGACGGACCTCCGCTTGCCCTGAAAACGGCTGGTGAGCCGGTCATGTACCGGGCGCCGAAGGAAGGTGCGATGGCCTGGGTTGATGGGCTAGCCATGCCGACCGGTGCGAAGAACATCGACCAGATCTACGCCTTCATCGAGACGGCTTATGACGCCAAGCTCGCCGGCGAAGCAATCAAGACCCACGGCTACAATTCACCGGTAATCGGCGCGGCCGAATTTGGCGGCGAAATCTATGCCAAGAACTTTGCCGATGCTTATCCGGGCGAGGCGCTGGACAACCTGAACGCCTGGCCGGCGGAAGCCCCCTGGTACTCGGAAAAGCGGACCGAATACACCAACAAGTTCCTGTCCGCTTAA
- a CDS encoding ABC transporter ATP-binding protein, producing the protein MATKDIVLDHVSIRFGAYTAVDNAHLVIKGGEFFSFLGPSGCGKTTLLRCISGFSDPSEGRVLIGGQDMKGIGPNKRPTALIFQNLALFPLMSVADNIAFPLEVRGIGRKDRRKRADELLDMIALPGVGDKKVHELSGGQRQRVAIARALAVEPDILLLDEPLSALDLKLRHHMRTELRAIQQRVGLTFIYITHDQGEALTMSDRVAVMNSGVIEQVDPPETIYNRPKTSFVASFVGETNAIEGKVAQQSEALVSVETPLGRLQGRAAGGRQYKAGEDCILFIRPEQLSLGDGATNSLTANWVKEEFEGNSRQMFLEANGVQLRLTRVNLGGAPDNLSGGAVSLGFTPEQAIVLPHGALAGA; encoded by the coding sequence ATGGCCACAAAAGATATTGTTCTGGATCACGTTTCCATTCGTTTTGGGGCCTATACCGCGGTCGACAATGCACATCTCGTCATCAAGGGCGGTGAGTTCTTCTCCTTCCTGGGGCCGTCCGGCTGCGGCAAGACCACCTTGCTGCGGTGTATTTCCGGCTTCTCCGACCCGTCCGAAGGCAGGGTGCTGATCGGCGGGCAGGACATGAAGGGCATTGGCCCGAACAAGCGCCCGACGGCGCTGATCTTCCAGAACCTTGCTCTCTTTCCGCTGATGAGCGTTGCCGACAACATCGCCTTTCCGCTGGAGGTCCGGGGCATCGGCCGCAAGGACCGGCGCAAGCGGGCAGACGAACTTCTGGACATGATCGCGCTTCCCGGTGTCGGCGACAAAAAGGTGCACGAACTTTCCGGCGGTCAGCGACAGCGCGTGGCGATTGCCCGTGCGCTGGCGGTCGAGCCGGATATTCTGCTTCTTGATGAGCCGCTGTCCGCGCTCGATCTGAAGCTGCGCCATCACATGCGCACCGAATTGCGCGCGATCCAGCAGCGCGTCGGACTGACCTTCATCTATATCACCCACGATCAGGGTGAGGCCCTGACGATGTCGGACCGTGTCGCGGTCATGAACTCCGGCGTTATCGAGCAGGTCGACCCGCCTGAAACCATCTACAATCGGCCGAAGACTTCGTTTGTCGCCTCATTCGTGGGCGAGACCAATGCCATCGAAGGCAAGGTTGCCCAGCAGTCGGAAGCGTTGGTTTCCGTTGAAACGCCACTCGGCCGCCTGCAGGGAAGGGCAGCAGGCGGGCGCCAATACAAGGCGGGCGAAGACTGCATCCTGTTCATTCGGCCTGAGCAACTGAGCCTTGGTGATGGCGCCACCAACAGCCTGACAGCAAACTGGGTGAAGGAAGAGTTCGAAGGCAATTCGCGGCAGATGTTCCTGGAAGCGAACGGTGTCCAGCTTCGGCTCACCCGGGTCAACCTTGGCGGAGCGCCGGACAATCTCTCCGGTGGTGCTGTATCGCTCGGCTTCACGCCTGAGCAGGCAATTGTCCTGCCGCATGGCGCACTTGCGGGAGCGTGA
- a CDS encoding ABC transporter substrate-binding protein, with the protein MLNRRTLIGAASAAALMLSGNFAFAQETYIPLISKGFQHQFWQAVKAGADQAASELGVTITFEGPDNETMVDRQIDMLAAALAKNPTAIGFAALDSQAAIPLLKQAQEKGIPVIAFDSGVDSDIPVSTASTDNIAAAALAADKMAELIGGAGQVAVVAHDQTSRTGIDRVDGFVNQMKANHPDIEVVTVQYGGGDHLKSTELTKAILTANPDLKGIFGANEGSALGVVNGVSEMGKTDVVIIGYDSGKAQKDAIRNGVMAGAITQNPVGIGYETVKAALEASQGKEVPAHIDTGFYYYDKSNIDDPKIAAVLYD; encoded by the coding sequence CATTCCGCTCATCTCCAAGGGTTTCCAGCACCAGTTCTGGCAGGCCGTGAAGGCTGGAGCCGATCAGGCCGCCTCGGAGCTGGGTGTCACCATCACCTTTGAAGGCCCGGACAACGAGACCATGGTCGACCGCCAGATCGACATGCTGGCCGCTGCCCTTGCCAAGAACCCGACGGCAATCGGCTTTGCCGCTCTCGACAGTCAGGCCGCCATTCCGCTTCTGAAGCAGGCTCAGGAAAAGGGCATCCCGGTCATCGCGTTCGACAGTGGTGTCGACAGCGATATTCCGGTGTCGACGGCTTCAACCGACAACATTGCTGCAGCAGCACTGGCTGCCGACAAGATGGCAGAGCTGATCGGCGGAGCTGGCCAGGTTGCCGTTGTGGCACATGACCAGACCAGCCGGACCGGCATCGACCGTGTCGACGGTTTCGTCAACCAGATGAAGGCAAATCATCCGGATATCGAAGTCGTCACCGTTCAATATGGCGGCGGTGACCATCTGAAGTCGACAGAACTCACCAAGGCCATCCTGACAGCCAATCCGGATCTGAAGGGCATCTTCGGTGCCAACGAAGGGTCTGCCCTTGGTGTGGTCAACGGTGTCTCTGAAATGGGCAAGACCGATGTGGTCATCATCGGCTACGACAGTGGCAAGGCCCAGAAGGATGCGATCCGCAACGGCGTCATGGCCGGTGCGATCACCCAGAACCCGGTCGGCATCGGCTACGAGACCGTGAAAGCAGCTCTCGAAGCATCGCAGGGCAAGGAAGTTCCGGCGCATATCGACACCGGCTTCTACTACTACGACAAATCCAACATTGACGATCCGAAGATCGCTGCTGTCTTGTACGACTGA
- a CDS encoding SDR family NAD(P)-dependent oxidoreductase, with product MSGTILITGTTSGFGQAMARLFVQNGWKVIGTGRRADRLEKLKTDLGEAFHALVFDIMDEAATTAALASLPEDFQEIDILVNNAGLALGTASAPATKLSDWKTMIDTNITGLVTITDQLLPKLIERKGMVVNISSIAANWPYPGGNVYAGTKAFLRQFSLGLRSDLHGKGVRVTSIEPGLCESEFTLVRTGGNQESYDALYGGANAIQPEDIASTVYWVATQPPHLNINSLELMPVSQSWAGWQIAREG from the coding sequence ATGAGCGGCACAATCCTCATTACCGGAACGACCTCCGGCTTCGGTCAGGCGATGGCCCGGCTGTTCGTGCAAAACGGATGGAAGGTTATCGGTACCGGCCGGCGCGCGGATCGGCTGGAAAAGCTGAAGACGGATCTCGGCGAGGCATTTCACGCGCTTGTCTTCGACATCATGGACGAAGCTGCAACAACTGCGGCCCTCGCCAGCCTTCCGGAGGACTTTCAGGAGATCGACATCCTCGTCAACAATGCCGGCCTTGCCCTCGGCACGGCTTCGGCACCGGCGACGAAACTCTCCGACTGGAAGACCATGATCGATACCAACATCACCGGTCTCGTCACCATCACCGACCAGCTTCTGCCGAAACTGATCGAGCGCAAGGGCATGGTCGTGAACATCTCCTCCATTGCTGCCAACTGGCCCTATCCGGGCGGAAACGTCTATGCGGGAACCAAGGCGTTCCTGCGCCAGTTCTCGCTTGGCCTGCGGTCGGATCTTCACGGCAAGGGGGTGCGGGTTACCTCCATCGAACCGGGCCTATGCGAAAGCGAATTCACGCTGGTGCGAACCGGTGGCAACCAGGAAAGCTACGATGCTCTATATGGCGGCGCCAACGCGATCCAGCCGGAAGATATCGCCAGCACGGTCTATTGGGTCGCGACACAGCCCCCGCATCTCAACATCAACTCGCTGGAACTGATGCCCGTCAGCCAGTCCTGGGCCGGCTGGCAGATCGCCAGAGAGGGCTGA